In Nomascus leucogenys isolate Asia chromosome 11, Asia_NLE_v1, whole genome shotgun sequence, the following proteins share a genomic window:
- the ACTL6A gene encoding actin-like protein 6A: protein MSGGVYGGDEVGALVFDIGSYTVRAGYAGEDCPKVDFPTAIGMMVERDDGSTLMEIDGDKGKQGGPTYYIDTNALRVPRENMEAISPLKNGMVEDWDSFQAILDHTYKMHVKSEASLHPVLMSEAPWNTRAKREKLTELMFEHYNIPAFFLCKTAVLTAFANGRSTGLILDSGATHTTAIPVHDGYVLQQGIVKSPLAGDFITMQCRELFQEMNIELVPPYMIASKEAVREGSPANWKRKEKLPQVTRSWHNYMCNCVIQDFQASVLQVSDSTYDEQVAAQMPTVHYEFPNGYNCDFGAERLKIPEGLFDPSNVKGLSGNTMLGVSHVVTTSVGMCDIDIRPGLYGSVIVAGGNTLIQSFTDRLNRELSQKTPPSMRLKLIANNTTVERRFSSWIGGSILASLGTFQQMWISKQEYEEGGKQCVERKCP from the exons ATGAGCGGCGGCGTGTACGGGGGAG ATGAAGTTGGAGCCCTTGTTTTTGACATTGGATCCTATACTGTGAGAGCTGGTTATGCTGGTGAGGACTGCCCCAAG GTGGATTTTCCTACAGCTATTGGTATGATGGTAGAAAGAGACGACGGAAGCACATTAATGGAAATAGATGGCGATAAAGGCAAACAAGGCGGTCCCACCTACTACATAGATACTAATGCTCTGCGTGTTCCGAGGGAGAATATGGAGGCCATTTCACCTTTAAAAAATGGGATGG TTGAAGACTGGGATAGTTTCCAGGCTATTTTGGATCATACCTACAAAATGCATGTCAAATCAGAAGCCAGTCTCCATCCTGTTCTCATGTCAGAGGCACCG TGGAATACTAgagcaaagagagagaaactgacaGAGTTAATGTTTGAACACTACAACATCCCTGCATTCTTCCTTTGCAAAACTGCAGTTTTGACAGC ATTTGCTAATGGTCGTTCTACTGGGCTGATTTTGGACAGTGGAGCCACTCATACCACTGCAATTCCAGTCCACGATGGCTATGTCCTTCAACAAG GCATTGTGAAATCCCCTCTTGCTGGAGACTTTATTACTATGCAATGCAGAGAACTCTTCCAAGAAATGAATATTGAATTGGTTCCTCCATATATGATTGCATCAAAA GAAGCTGTTCGTGAAGGATCTCCAgcaaactggaaaagaaaagagaagttgcCTCAGGTTACGAGGTCTTGGCACAATTATATGTGTAAT TGTGTTATCCAGGATTTTCAAGCTTCGGTACTTCAAGTGTCAGATTCAACTTATGATGAAca AGTGGCTGCACAGATGCCAACTGTTCATTATGAATTCCCCAATGGCTACAATTGTGATTTTGGTGCAGAGCGGCTAAAGATTCCAGAAGGATTATTTGACCCTTCCAATGTAAAG gGGTTATCAGGAAACACAATGTTAGGAGTCAGTCATGTTGTCACCACAAGTGTTGGGATGTGTGATATTGATATCAGACCA GGTCTCTATGGCAGTGTAATAGTGGCAGGAGGAAACACACTAATACAGAGTTTTACTGACAGGTTGAATAGAGAGCTGTCTCAGAAAACTCCTCCA AGCATGCGGTTGAAATTGATTGCAAATAATACAACAGTGGAACGGAGGTTTAGCTCATGGATTGGCGGCTCCATTCTAGCCTCTTTG gGTACCTTTCAACAGATGTGGATTTCCAAGCAAGAATATGAAGAAGGAGGGAAGCAGTGTGTAGAAAGAAAATGCCCTTGA
- the MRPL47 gene encoding 39S ribosomal protein L47, mitochondrial isoform X2: protein MLLTLEQEAKRQRLPMPSPERLDKVVDSMDALDKVVQEREDALRLLQTGQERARPGAWRRDIFGRIIWHKFKQWVIPWHLNKRYNRKRFFAMPYVDHFLRLEREKRARIKARKENLERKKAKILLKKFPHLAEAQKSSLV from the exons atgcttCTAACCCTAGAGCAGGAGGCCAAGCGGCAGAGATTGCCAATGCCAAGTCCAGAGCGGTTAGATAAG GTAGTAGATTCCATGGATGCATTAGATAAAGTTGTCCAGGAAAGAGAAGACGCCCTAAGGCTTCTTCAGACTGGTCAGGAAAGAGCTAGACCTGGTGCTTGGAGAAGAGACATCTTTGGAAGAATCATCTG GCACAAGTTCAAGCAGTGGGTTATACCTTGGCACctaaataaaagatacaataGGAAACGATTCTTTGCCATGCCTTATGTGGACCATTTTCTCAG ACTGGAACGTGAGAAACGAGCCCGCATCAAAGCACGGAAGGAAAatttagagagaaagaaagcaaaaattcttCTAAAAAAGTTTCCACATCTTGCTGAAGCCCAGAAGTCAAGTCTTGTCTAA
- the MRPL47 gene encoding 39S ribosomal protein L47, mitochondrial isoform X1 yields the protein MAAAGLALVCRRVSSALKASRSLITPQAPACTGFFLSLLPKSTPNVTSFHQYRLLHTTLSRKGLEEFFDDPKNWGEEKVKSGAAWTCQQLRNKSNEDLHKLWYVLLKERNMLLTLEQEAKRQRLPMPSPERLDKVVDSMDALDKVVQEREDALRLLQTGQERARPGAWRRDIFGRIIWHKFKQWVIPWHLNKRYNRKRFFAMPYVDHFLRLEREKRARIKARKENLERKKAKILLKKFPHLAEAQKSSLV from the exons ATGGCTGCGGCCGGTTTGGCCCTTGTTTGTAGGAGAGTTTCATCCGCCCTGAAAGCTTCCCGATCGTTAATAACTCCTCAGGCCCCTGCCTGCACAGG gttttttcttagtttgttgCCTAAGAGTACACCAAATGTGACATCCTTTCACCAATATAGATTACTTCATACCACATTGTCAAGGAAAGGACTAGAAGAATTTTTTGATGACCCAAAAAACTGGggggaagaaaaagtaaaatctg gaGCAGCATGGACCTGTCAGCAACTGAGGAACAAAAGTAATGAAGATTTACACAAACTTTG GTATGTCttactgaaagaaagaaacatgcttCTAACCCTAGAGCAGGAGGCCAAGCGGCAGAGATTGCCAATGCCAAGTCCAGAGCGGTTAGATAAG GTAGTAGATTCCATGGATGCATTAGATAAAGTTGTCCAGGAAAGAGAAGACGCCCTAAGGCTTCTTCAGACTGGTCAGGAAAGAGCTAGACCTGGTGCTTGGAGAAGAGACATCTTTGGAAGAATCATCTG GCACAAGTTCAAGCAGTGGGTTATACCTTGGCACctaaataaaagatacaataGGAAACGATTCTTTGCCATGCCTTATGTGGACCATTTTCTCAG ACTGGAACGTGAGAAACGAGCCCGCATCAAAGCACGGAAGGAAAatttagagagaaagaaagcaaaaattcttCTAAAAAAGTTTCCACATCTTGCTGAAGCCCAGAAGTCAAGTCTTGTCTAA